One window from the genome of Salvia miltiorrhiza cultivar Shanhuang (shh) chromosome 7, IMPLAD_Smil_shh, whole genome shotgun sequence encodes:
- the LOC130991982 gene encoding methylsterol monooxygenase 2-2-like has translation MASVVDSAWTYLITNFSDFQLACLGSFFLHESVFFLSGLPFIFLERAGWLNQYKIQTKNNTVDAQEKCITRLLLYHFCVNLPVMILSYPVFRFMGMRSTLPLPSWKVISTQILFYFILEDFVFYWGHRILHTKWLYKHVHSVHHEYATPFGLTSEYAHPAEILFLGFATILGPAITGPHLVTLWLWMVLRVLETVEAHCGYHFPWSLSNYLPLYGGADFHDYHHRLLYTKSGNYSSTFVYMDWIFGTDTGYRKLKALKSEGEEMAMKDM, from the exons TATCTCATAACCAATTTTAGTGACTTTCAACTGGCATGCCTTGGAAGTTTCTTTCTTCACGAGAGTGTATTCTTTTTGTCGGGACTTCCATTTATATTCCTGGAAAGGGCAGGATGGCTGAACCAGTACAAAATTCAG ACTAAAAACAACACAGTTGATGCTCAAGAGAAATGCATCACTAGGCTATTGCTCTATCATTTTTGTGTCAATCTACCTGTTATGATCTTGTCATATCCCGTCTTCAGATTCATGGGCATGCGGAGTACCCTTCCGTTGCCATCCTG GAAAGTAATATCAACTCAGATTCTATTCTACTTCATCCTGGAGGATTTCGTGTTCTACTGGGGTCACAGGATTTTGCATACAAAATGGCTTTACAAGCATGTCCACAGTGTCCATCATGA ATACGCAACACCATTTGGATTGACTTCTGAATATGCTCACCCTGCTGAGATTTTGTTTCTTGGATTTGCTACAATACTTGGTCCTGCAATCACAGGTCCCCATTTAGTAACACTCTGGTTATGGATGGTTCTTAGAGTGCTTGAAACCGTTGAGGCACATTGTGGATACCATTTCCCGTGGAGCCTCTCAAACTATTTGCCTTTATATGGAGG TGCTGATTTTCATGACTATCATCACCGACTGCTGTACACCAAGAGCGGCAACTATTCATCAACTTTTGTCTACATGGACTG GATATTCGGCACTGACACAGGTTATAGAAAACTGAAGGCGCTGAAAAGTGAAGGAGAAGAGATGGCTATGAAGGACATGTAA